A portion of the Deltaproteobacteria bacterium HGW-Deltaproteobacteria-18 genome contains these proteins:
- a CDS encoding cyclic beta 1-2 glucan synthetase produces the protein MKMSSNTGKGASPRFWTRLTGRGASLKSLEEELPLRAELFSAAQMELHGKILANMHQLRGKRTQDRLLSRLAENEKVLRDVHRLLTEDVKEDRRMTPAGEWLLDNFYVIEEQIRIAAKHLPKGYSRELPQLRGGQSAGLPRVYDLALEAISHGDGRVDPEYLSRFVAAYQSVTSLKLGELWAIPIMLRLALIENLRRVAARLAARRTDRSNADYWADLMTEVATTDPKSLILTIADMARSDPPMDSSFVAELTRRLQGQGPAQSLPLSWIERRLSESGQTIDQLVRLENQQQASDQISISNSIGSLRSLNATNWNDFVESLSTVEGILGEDPVSIYGKMNFFTRDRYRHIIEKIAKKCPHAEPEVARRALELAREGAASQNEERKCHVGYYLVGDGLAQLERLVQMRRSPIAMLRDPGRRLFVHGGGIVLLTIMLTAFLGLKAHGDGLGGWQLGLFCLLLVLCCSHLAVSLANWLATLLGNPHLLPRMDFSKGIPPEARTLVVVPTMLTNTRGTEELINDLEVRFLGNRDRHLHFALLTDLADAALETLPEDKELVRQAHDMIEALNAKYPNDAGGTFFLLHRPRNFNPAERTWMGFERKRGKLGDLNALLSGGTKNATDRFALIVGDTSILPDIRFVITLDTDTQLARDSARKFVGAMTHPLNRARYDPARSRVVAGYGILQPRVAVSLPDANRSRYARMCASEVGIDPYTSAVSDVYQDMFGEGSFIGKGIYDVDVFRQALAGRFPDNRILSHDLLEGCYARAGLLSDVELYEQYPSRYSEDVARRHRWIRGDWQIARWLMPRVPGVDGRLYKNPISMLSQWKILDNLRRSLSAASLVLLLILGWTVLPAALFWTTVVLGIILVPSLVDSLSNAFKKPDDVSPWQHLAASAGLARQHLGRAIFTLVCLPYEAFFSLDAILRTIWRMLVTHRRLLEWNPSGNAPRGPVGFVSSLRAMWIGPLLAIGMAVTLAGSAPQVLPVAGTLLALWLFSPAVVWWISRPIPRRRDTLTREQTLFLRRTARKTWAFFETFVGPEDQWLPPDNFQEHPAPVVAHRTSPTNMGLALLANLSALDFGIISTGKFLDRTMKTLRTMSTLERYRGHFYNWYDTLTLAPLPPRYISSVDSGNLAGHLLTLKPGLLELQNRKILEPRTFESLRDTLGILEDTLKPLPKAAVDPLASLKLELSAALRPEPATLVASRQRLERLAASAAVLIESLDASDTDPDSSERWWAETFAQQCGDALAELTNLAPWTELAIVRRNLPDLPVLDRIPTLSELTALAAAILPDLVRRQETANTSDYNDWSELQSRIVKAGQHAEARIRTSERLALQCSGLAQMEFGFLCDAASHLLAIGYNVSECRRDNSFYDLLASEARLATFVAIAQGQIPQESWFALGRLLTTAGGEPVLLSWSGSMFEYLMPMLVMPTFDSTLLDQTCSASVARQIEYGRKRSVPWGISECGYNAIDVHQNYQYRAFGVPGLGLKRGLAEDLVVAPYASALALMVAPGEACRNLIRLAGEGFDTRYGFYEAIDYTPSRLPRGQSNAVVRSFMAHHQGMSLLSMAHLLLDRPMQKRFASDPQFQATMLLLQERIPKTTAFYAHTSELSELQMDSDNGGAHIRVFSRPDTPAPEVQLLSNGRYHVMVTNAGGGYSRWKDLAVTRWREDRTCDNWGTFCFLRDLDSREYWSTAYQPTRKQAQRYEAIFSEGRAEFRVQDHNYDTRTEITVSPEDDIELRRVRITNRARNRRTLDLTSYAEVILASSASDDLHPAFSNLFVQTEIIPAQQAILCTRRPRSQGEKPPWMLHMMIMHDMRPVDISYETDRMQFIGRENTVADPLAMSCKGEYFSGALSGSEGSVLDPIVSIRCRIILEPEESVTLNIISGIGETREEVVQLVEKYQDRRIADRVFDLAWTHGQVLLRQLNASEADAQLYGRLAGSIIYANAALRAEPGILAKNSRGQSGLWSHAISGDLPIVLLQIQDTANIELVRQLVQAHAYWRLKGLKVDLVIWNEDQTGYRQVLNDQIMGLVAAGVGSGGTDQPGGIFVRSANRFAEEDRILIQSVARVILSDTLGTLAQQIDGRTLPRTKIPLLVPSRTHRSEPLPSAPQPRHDLTFFNGLGGFTPDGREYVITTAQDLATPAPWVNVLANPLFGSVVSECGSSCTWNENAHEFRLTPWDNDPVTNEGGEAFYLRDEERGHYWSPTPQPCRGAEPYVSRHGFGYSVFEHTERGIRSELMVYVALDAPIKFSVLKVSNVSERSRRISATGYVEWVLGDLRPKSAFHVITQIDQHSGAILARNAYNPEFGSRTAFFDVDDVLRTVTADRTEFLGRNGSLRSPAAMTRTRLSGKTGTAMDSCAAIQVSFELEVGEEREIIFKLGVGTDAADAQKIIHRFRGAPAARQALDNVWQHWAHTLGAIHVETPDQSLNVLVNGWLVYQTLACRLWARSATYQSGGAFGFRDQLQDVMALIHARPGLVREHLLLCASRQFEEGDVQHWWHPPLGRGVRTKCSDDFLWLPLATCRYVAAIGDTGVLDENVPFLRMRALGADEESCYDLPERSDQSASLYDHCVRAIHHGLRFGAHGLPLIGSGDWNDGMNLVGEHGKGESVWLGFFLHHVLETFAPLAHTRGDVTFAEQCRQEAATLSRNIEAGGWDGQWYRRAYFDDGTPLGSSNNVECRIDSIAQSWSVLSGAGDPKRARTAMQSLDRHLVRREHGLVQLLDPPFDTSELTPGYIKGYVPGVRENGGQYTHAAIWAAMAFARQGDTTRAWEIFDMINPINHARTPEATALYKGEPYVVAADVYGAPPHTGRGGWTWYTGSAAWMYRLIVESLLGLSLEVDRLRIAPCLHPQWKEFTVHYRFRDTVYHISVSRHHEKKNGTLLILDGAEQTGQTISLVDDHLEHWIKVRMDAKYVE, from the coding sequence ATGAAGATGAGCAGCAACACAGGCAAGGGCGCCAGTCCACGATTCTGGACGCGTCTGACCGGACGTGGAGCATCCTTGAAAAGTCTCGAAGAGGAGCTTCCCCTCCGGGCGGAACTCTTCAGCGCGGCCCAGATGGAGCTGCACGGCAAGATTCTGGCCAATATGCACCAACTCAGAGGCAAACGCACGCAGGACCGCCTCCTGTCGCGACTGGCCGAAAACGAAAAGGTGTTGCGGGATGTACACCGCCTGCTGACGGAAGACGTCAAGGAAGACCGGCGCATGACTCCGGCCGGGGAATGGCTGCTCGACAACTTCTATGTGATCGAAGAGCAGATCCGCATCGCCGCCAAGCACCTGCCCAAGGGCTACAGCCGTGAACTGCCGCAATTGCGTGGCGGGCAGTCGGCCGGCCTTCCGCGCGTGTACGACCTCGCCCTGGAGGCGATCTCGCACGGCGATGGCCGCGTGGACCCGGAGTATCTGAGTCGCTTCGTGGCCGCCTACCAGAGCGTGACGTCCCTGAAACTCGGCGAACTGTGGGCCATTCCCATCATGCTGCGCCTGGCCCTGATCGAAAACCTGCGCCGTGTTGCGGCCCGCCTCGCCGCACGAAGGACAGACCGCAGCAACGCCGATTATTGGGCCGATCTGATGACCGAGGTGGCCACCACCGATCCCAAGAGCCTGATCCTGACCATCGCCGACATGGCCAGATCCGATCCGCCCATGGACAGTTCCTTTGTCGCGGAGCTGACCCGTCGTCTGCAGGGCCAGGGACCGGCGCAATCCCTGCCGCTATCGTGGATTGAACGCCGTCTGTCCGAATCCGGCCAGACCATCGATCAGCTGGTGCGCCTGGAAAACCAGCAGCAGGCCTCCGACCAGATCTCCATCAGCAACAGCATCGGCAGTCTGCGCTCCCTGAACGCCACGAACTGGAACGACTTTGTCGAATCCTTGAGCACGGTCGAGGGCATTCTTGGGGAAGATCCCGTTTCCATCTACGGCAAGATGAATTTCTTCACCCGGGACCGATATCGCCATATTATTGAAAAAATAGCAAAAAAATGCCCTCATGCCGAACCTGAAGTGGCACGCAGAGCGCTCGAACTGGCGCGGGAAGGCGCAGCTTCACAGAATGAAGAGCGCAAGTGCCACGTAGGATACTATCTGGTCGGAGACGGACTGGCTCAGCTTGAGCGACTGGTTCAGATGCGCCGGTCGCCCATTGCGATGTTGCGCGATCCCGGTCGGCGATTATTCGTCCACGGCGGCGGCATCGTGCTCCTGACGATCATGCTGACCGCATTCCTTGGGCTCAAAGCCCATGGTGACGGACTTGGCGGCTGGCAACTCGGTCTTTTCTGCCTACTCCTTGTGCTCTGCTGCAGCCATCTGGCGGTATCGCTTGCCAATTGGCTGGCCACGCTCCTTGGCAATCCGCACCTGTTGCCGCGCATGGACTTTTCCAAGGGGATTCCGCCCGAGGCACGGACCCTGGTCGTGGTTCCGACGATGCTCACCAACACACGCGGCACCGAGGAACTGATCAACGATCTCGAAGTCCGATTTCTGGGGAACCGTGACCGGCACCTCCATTTTGCTCTGCTCACGGACTTGGCCGACGCAGCCCTGGAAACTCTGCCTGAAGACAAGGAACTGGTCAGGCAGGCCCATGACATGATCGAGGCGCTGAACGCCAAGTACCCGAACGATGCGGGCGGCACCTTCTTCCTGCTGCATCGTCCGCGCAACTTCAACCCCGCCGAGCGGACATGGATGGGTTTTGAGCGCAAGCGCGGTAAACTCGGGGACCTGAATGCCCTGCTCAGCGGGGGAACAAAAAATGCGACGGACCGCTTCGCGCTCATCGTTGGCGACACTTCCATTTTGCCGGACATCAGATTCGTCATCACCCTGGACACGGACACGCAACTGGCCCGCGACTCGGCGCGCAAGTTCGTTGGCGCCATGACCCATCCGCTCAATCGAGCCCGCTACGACCCGGCGCGCAGCCGCGTCGTGGCCGGCTACGGCATCCTGCAGCCACGGGTTGCGGTCAGCCTGCCCGACGCGAACCGTTCGAGATATGCACGGATGTGCGCCAGCGAGGTCGGCATCGACCCCTACACCAGCGCCGTCTCCGACGTATATCAGGACATGTTCGGCGAAGGTTCGTTCATCGGCAAAGGCATCTACGACGTGGACGTCTTCAGGCAGGCCCTAGCGGGCCGCTTTCCAGACAACAGGATTCTGAGCCACGATCTCCTGGAAGGCTGCTATGCGCGGGCCGGGCTTTTGAGCGATGTGGAACTGTATGAGCAGTATCCGTCCCGCTACAGCGAGGACGTGGCCCGCAGGCATCGCTGGATCCGGGGCGATTGGCAGATCGCCCGTTGGCTGATGCCCAGGGTTCCCGGCGTGGACGGGCGTCTGTACAAAAATCCCATCTCCATGCTGTCACAATGGAAGATTCTCGACAACCTGCGGCGGAGCCTGAGCGCAGCGTCCCTTGTCCTGCTTCTGATCCTGGGCTGGACGGTCCTGCCCGCCGCACTTTTCTGGACCACGGTGGTGCTCGGCATCATTCTGGTTCCGAGCCTGGTAGACTCGCTCTCAAACGCATTCAAGAAACCCGATGACGTATCCCCGTGGCAGCACCTCGCCGCATCGGCTGGTCTGGCCCGCCAGCATCTTGGGCGCGCAATCTTCACCCTTGTCTGCCTGCCCTACGAGGCCTTCTTCAGCCTGGACGCGATCCTGCGCACCATCTGGAGGATGCTGGTCACGCATCGGCGCCTGCTGGAATGGAACCCTTCAGGCAACGCCCCAAGAGGCCCCGTCGGTTTCGTCAGCTCCTTGCGGGCCATGTGGATCGGGCCGCTTCTGGCCATCGGCATGGCAGTCACGCTTGCCGGGTCGGCGCCACAGGTGCTGCCGGTGGCCGGGACACTGCTCGCGCTCTGGCTGTTCTCCCCGGCCGTGGTCTGGTGGATCAGCCGCCCCATCCCTCGCCGCCGGGACACCCTGACCAGGGAACAGACCCTCTTTCTGCGCAGGACGGCCCGCAAGACCTGGGCCTTCTTCGAAACATTCGTGGGCCCCGAGGACCAGTGGCTCCCTCCCGACAATTTTCAGGAGCACCCCGCACCCGTGGTGGCGCACCGCACCTCTCCCACCAACATGGGCCTTGCGCTGCTGGCCAACCTGTCTGCGCTCGACTTCGGGATCATCTCGACCGGAAAATTCCTGGACCGGACCATGAAAACGCTGCGCACCATGAGCACGCTTGAGCGGTATCGCGGTCATTTCTACAACTGGTACGACACACTGACCCTGGCCCCGCTGCCTCCGCGCTACATCTCCTCCGTGGATAGCGGCAACCTGGCCGGGCACCTGTTGACCTTGAAACCGGGCCTGCTCGAACTCCAGAACCGCAAGATCCTGGAACCGCGCACGTTCGAGAGCCTGCGCGACACCCTGGGCATCCTGGAAGACACCCTGAAGCCTCTTCCGAAAGCGGCCGTGGACCCGCTCGCCAGCCTCAAACTCGAACTGAGCGCAGCACTGCGCCCCGAACCGGCGACCCTGGTCGCTTCAAGGCAGCGCCTCGAACGGCTGGCGGCATCGGCCGCGGTCCTGATCGAGAGCCTGGACGCCTCGGACACGGATCCAGACTCAAGCGAACGCTGGTGGGCGGAGACCTTTGCCCAGCAATGCGGCGATGCGCTGGCGGAACTGACCAATCTTGCTCCATGGACGGAGCTCGCCATTGTGCGCAGAAACCTGCCGGATCTTCCCGTTCTTGACCGGATCCCGACCTTGAGCGAACTGACAGCCCTGGCCGCGGCAATACTGCCGGACCTGGTGCGACGGCAGGAAACGGCAAACACCTCAGACTACAACGACTGGAGTGAACTCCAAAGCCGCATCGTCAAGGCCGGCCAACACGCCGAGGCACGGATCAGGACCAGCGAGCGCCTTGCCCTGCAATGCAGCGGACTGGCCCAGATGGAATTCGGCTTCCTGTGCGACGCGGCGAGCCATCTGCTGGCTATCGGCTACAATGTCTCTGAATGTCGAAGGGACAACAGCTTCTACGATCTTCTGGCCTCGGAAGCGCGCCTGGCCACCTTCGTGGCCATTGCCCAGGGACAGATCCCGCAGGAGAGCTGGTTCGCGCTGGGACGCCTCCTGACCACCGCCGGGGGCGAGCCGGTCCTGTTGTCCTGGAGCGGCTCCATGTTTGAATATCTGATGCCGATGCTGGTCATGCCCACCTTCGACTCAACTCTTCTTGACCAGACCTGCAGCGCCTCGGTGGCCAGACAGATCGAATACGGCAGGAAGCGCTCCGTGCCCTGGGGCATTTCGGAATGCGGCTACAATGCCATCGACGTGCACCAGAACTATCAATACCGGGCCTTCGGCGTGCCGGGACTTGGGCTCAAGCGCGGTCTCGCCGAGGATCTGGTCGTCGCGCCCTACGCCTCGGCCCTGGCGCTCATGGTCGCGCCGGGTGAAGCATGCCGGAACCTCATCCGGCTTGCGGGCGAAGGTTTTGACACCAGATACGGCTTCTACGAGGCCATCGACTACACCCCCTCGCGCCTGCCACGCGGCCAATCAAACGCCGTGGTCCGTTCCTTCATGGCCCATCATCAGGGCATGAGCCTGCTCTCCATGGCTCACCTGCTGCTTGATCGCCCCATGCAGAAGCGATTTGCTTCCGACCCGCAGTTCCAGGCAACCATGCTGCTTCTGCAGGAGCGCATCCCCAAGACCACCGCCTTCTATGCGCACACTTCCGAGCTGTCCGAGCTCCAGATGGACTCGGACAACGGGGGCGCGCATATCCGCGTGTTCTCACGTCCGGACACGCCCGCCCCGGAAGTGCAGCTGCTCTCCAACGGCCGCTATCACGTCATGGTCACCAATGCCGGCGGCGGCTACAGCCGCTGGAAGGATCTGGCCGTGACCAGATGGCGCGAAGACCGCACCTGCGACAACTGGGGCACGTTCTGTTTTCTGCGTGATCTGGACAGCCGGGAATATTGGTCCACGGCATACCAGCCGACACGCAAACAGGCGCAGCGCTACGAGGCCATCTTCTCCGAAGGACGGGCCGAATTCCGCGTGCAGGACCACAATTACGACACCCGCACGGAAATCACGGTGTCACCCGAAGACGACATCGAGCTGCGCCGGGTGCGCATCACCAACCGCGCCCGGAACCGCCGGACCCTCGATCTGACCAGTTACGCCGAGGTGATCCTGGCCAGCTCCGCTTCCGACGACCTGCACCCCGCGTTCAGCAACCTTTTTGTCCAGACCGAGATCATCCCTGCCCAGCAGGCCATCCTCTGCACCAGACGGCCGCGCTCCCAGGGAGAAAAGCCGCCCTGGATGCTGCACATGATGATCATGCACGATATGCGTCCCGTCGACATCTCCTATGAAACGGACCGCATGCAGTTCATCGGACGCGAAAACACCGTGGCCGACCCGCTGGCCATGAGCTGCAAAGGCGAGTATTTCTCCGGCGCGCTCTCGGGCAGCGAGGGCTCCGTTCTGGACCCCATTGTCTCCATCCGCTGCCGCATCATTCTTGAGCCTGAAGAATCGGTGACGCTCAACATCATCTCCGGCATCGGCGAAACCCGGGAAGAAGTCGTGCAACTGGTTGAAAAATACCAGGACCGCCGCATCGCGGACAGGGTCTTCGACCTGGCCTGGACGCACGGCCAGGTGCTGTTGCGGCAGCTCAACGCTTCCGAGGCGGACGCCCAGCTCTATGGGCGGCTTGCGGGATCGATCATTTACGCCAATGCGGCGCTGCGGGCCGAGCCGGGCATTCTCGCCAAGAACAGCCGGGGGCAGTCAGGACTCTGGAGCCACGCGATTTCCGGGGATTTGCCCATTGTTCTACTCCAGATTCAGGACACCGCCAATATTGAGCTGGTCCGCCAGCTGGTCCAGGCCCACGCCTACTGGCGCCTCAAAGGGCTGAAAGTCGACCTGGTCATCTGGAACGAGGATCAGACCGGATACAGGCAGGTCCTCAATGACCAGATCATGGGCCTCGTCGCGGCGGGGGTCGGATCCGGCGGAACCGATCAGCCCGGCGGAATATTCGTACGCTCGGCCAACCGCTTCGCGGAAGAGGACCGCATCCTGATCCAGTCGGTCGCGCGCGTAATCCTTTCCGACACCCTTGGAACCCTGGCGCAGCAGATTGACGGCCGCACGTTGCCCCGAACCAAAATTCCCCTGCTGGTGCCAAGCAGGACACATCGCTCCGAGCCCTTGCCGTCGGCACCGCAGCCCCGCCACGACCTGACCTTTTTCAACGGTTTGGGCGGATTCACCCCGGACGGGCGCGAGTATGTCATCACCACCGCCCAGGATCTGGCCACACCCGCACCCTGGGTCAACGTGCTGGCAAACCCCCTCTTCGGGAGCGTTGTCTCCGAGTGCGGCAGCTCCTGCACCTGGAACGAAAACGCCCACGAATTCCGCCTCACGCCCTGGGACAACGATCCGGTCACGAACGAGGGAGGGGAAGCCTTCTACCTGCGTGATGAGGAACGCGGTCATTACTGGTCGCCCACGCCACAGCCCTGTCGCGGGGCGGAGCCTTATGTCAGCAGGCACGGTTTCGGATACAGCGTCTTCGAGCATACCGAACGGGGAATCCGCTCGGAACTCATGGTCTATGTCGCCCTCGACGCGCCGATCAAGTTCTCGGTCCTGAAAGTGTCCAACGTTTCCGAACGCTCGCGGCGCATCTCCGCCACCGGCTATGTGGAATGGGTGCTCGGCGACCTGCGTCCCAAATCCGCTTTTCACGTGATCACACAAATCGACCAGCACAGCGGGGCCATTTTGGCACGCAATGCCTACAACCCCGAATTCGGAAGCCGGACGGCTTTTTTCGACGTGGACGACGTACTGCGCACGGTCACTGCCGACCGCACGGAATTTCTGGGCCGCAACGGCTCGCTCCGATCGCCCGCCGCCATGACCCGCACAAGGCTCTCCGGCAAGACGGGAACGGCCATGGACTCCTGCGCCGCGATCCAGGTCAGTTTCGAACTCGAAGTCGGAGAGGAGCGGGAGATCATTTTCAAGCTGGGCGTGGGAACTGACGCCGCAGACGCGCAAAAAATCATCCATCGTTTCAGGGGAGCACCCGCAGCGCGGCAAGCCCTCGACAATGTCTGGCAGCACTGGGCCCATACCCTTGGGGCCATCCATGTCGAGACTCCGGACCAATCGCTCAACGTGCTCGTCAACGGCTGGCTCGTCTACCAGACCCTGGCCTGCCGCCTCTGGGCACGTAGCGCCACCTACCAGTCGGGAGGGGCGTTCGGTTTCCGCGACCAGCTCCAGGACGTCATGGCCCTCATCCATGCGAGGCCGGGCCTGGTCCGCGAGCACCTGCTGCTCTGCGCCTCCCGGCAGTTCGAGGAAGGCGACGTGCAGCACTGGTGGCATCCGCCCCTGGGCCGGGGCGTACGCACCAAATGTTCGGACGATTTCCTGTGGTTGCCGCTGGCGACGTGCCGCTATGTCGCCGCCATCGGAGACACCGGCGTCCTGGATGAAAACGTCCCGTTCCTGCGCATGCGCGCGCTGGGTGCCGACGAGGAATCCTGCTATGACCTGCCCGAACGATCGGACCAGAGCGCGAGCCTCTACGACCACTGCGTGCGGGCCATCCACCACGGCTTGCGTTTTGGCGCGCACGGCCTGCCGCTCATCGGCTCCGGCGACTGGAACGACGGCATGAATCTGGTGGGAGAGCACGGAAAAGGCGAAAGCGTCTGGCTGGGCTTCTTCCTCCATCACGTGCTGGAAACTTTTGCCCCGCTGGCGCACACACGAGGGGACGTCACCTTTGCCGAGCAATGCCGGCAGGAAGCCGCCACGTTAAGCCGCAACATCGAAGCGGGCGGCTGGGATGGACAGTGGTATCGACGAGCGTACTTCGACGACGGGACGCCGCTGGGTTCATCAAACAATGTAGAATGCCGCATCGACTCCATCGCCCAGAGCTGGTCCGTCCTCTCGGGAGCGGGAGATCCGAAACGTGCGCGCACGGCCATGCAGTCTCTGGACAGACATCTCGTTCGCCGCGAACATGGACTGGTCCAGTTGCTGGACCCGCCTTTCGACACCTCCGAACTCACCCCCGGCTACATCAAGGGCTATGTGCCTGGGGTGCGCGAAAACGGGGGGCAGTACACGCACGCCGCCATCTGGGCTGCCATGGCCTTTGCCCGACAAGGGGATACGACGCGCGCCTGGGAGATTTTCGACATGATCAACCCGATCAACCACGCCCGCACCCCCGAAGCGACGGCCCTGTACAAGGGCGAGCCCTACGTCGTCGCCGCCGATGTCTATGGCGCGCCGCCGCATACGGGCCGGGGAGGCTGGACATGGTACACGGGCTCGGCCGCCTGGATGTACCGACTCATCGTGGAATCGCTGCTGGGCCTGAGTCTCGAAGTGGACAGACTGCGCATTGCCCCCTGCCTCCACCCGCAATGGAAGGAATTCACAGTGCACTACCGTTTCCGAGACACGGTCTATCACATCAGCGTGTCGCGGCATCACGAGAAGAAAAACGGCACGCTCCTGATCCTGGATGGCGCTGAGCAGACAGGACAGACCATTTCCCTGGTGGACGACCATCTGGAACACTGGATCAAGGTGCGCATGGACGCGAAGTACGTTGAATAG
- a CDS encoding cell wall hydrolase, translating to MCKIWIVICIAAILIAPRIFAGDEAQKARSAEGKAQALEQNAASEGDKSRPAESETITKPEAQAVDPTGENPLDDALTCLARSIYWEARGEEAAGIEAIAHVVMNRLGHEGFPDTICEVVRQGREEGACQFSWWCDGRSDDAQEDQAYSAAKEIARKVLNKQIPDRTGGALYFHQEDISPAWTTKYVKTAKVGNHVFYKPRDGAPK from the coding sequence ATGTGTAAAATATGGATTGTCATCTGCATCGCAGCGATCCTTATCGCGCCGCGAATCTTCGCCGGAGACGAGGCGCAAAAGGCCCGCTCCGCCGAAGGCAAGGCGCAGGCGCTTGAGCAGAACGCGGCCTCCGAGGGCGACAAGTCCCGCCCAGCCGAGTCCGAAACCATCACGAAGCCAGAAGCGCAGGCGGTTGACCCGACCGGGGAAAACCCCCTGGACGACGCCCTGACCTGCCTCGCGCGCAGCATCTACTGGGAGGCCCGGGGCGAAGAGGCGGCCGGCATCGAGGCCATAGCGCACGTCGTCATGAACCGGCTCGGACACGAGGGCTTTCCGGACACGATCTGCGAAGTCGTCCGGCAGGGCCGCGAAGAAGGCGCCTGCCAGTTCTCGTGGTGGTGCGATGGCCGCTCCGACGACGCGCAGGAGGATCAAGCCTATTCGGCCGCCAAGGAGATCGCCCGCAAGGTCCTGAACAAGCAGATCCCCGATCGAACCGGAGGGGCTCTGTATTTCCATCAAGAAGACATCTCGCCCGCTTGGACCACAAAATATGTGAAGACGGCCAAGGTCGGGAATCACGTATTCTACAAACCTCGTGACGGCGCGCCCAAATAG
- a CDS encoding B12-binding domain-containing radical SAM protein gives MKILLLYPHYPDTFWSFRHAMKFIGRKASFPPLGLLTVGAMLPAAWDKKLVDMNVSPLSDDDLMWADYVFISAMTIQRASVMEVLSRCRRIGTKTVAGGPLFTSAPDDFPQVDHLVLGEAELTLPPFLHDLQTDTARHLYVNAQRADLSTTPLPLWELIDVEKYAAMNIQYSRGCPFDCEFCDITSLFGRKSRAKEVPQFLAELERLHTQGWRGSVFVVDDNFIGDRARLKQTILPTLIEWMDDHDYPFYFYTEASINLADDSQLMELMVKAGFKEVFIGIETPNEESLTESGKVQNRHRDLLDSVRRIQQAGLQVHGGFIIGFDSDPPAIFEMQINFIEESGIVTAMVGLLTALRGTRLYQRLNREGRLLGDPTGNNTAIALNFTPHMDAAKLISGYQMILNTIYSPKNFYRRTLRFFKIYSPLYFGKFHYQRGYIGALFKSILYIGIIGKERYHYWKLLLWTAFNKPKLFPLAITYSIYGFHFMKIAEEINEQIAIK, from the coding sequence ATGAAAATACTTCTTCTCTACCCCCACTATCCAGACACATTCTGGAGTTTCCGGCACGCCATGAAGTTTATCGGGAGAAAGGCGAGTTTCCCTCCCCTGGGCCTTTTGACCGTGGGCGCCATGCTCCCTGCCGCATGGGACAAAAAGCTCGTCGACATGAACGTCAGCCCTCTGTCCGATGATGACCTGATGTGGGCGGATTACGTCTTCATAAGCGCCATGACCATCCAGCGGGCATCGGTCATGGAGGTACTCTCAAGGTGTCGCCGGATCGGAACCAAGACGGTCGCCGGAGGACCGCTGTTCACCAGCGCACCCGACGATTTCCCGCAAGTCGACCATCTGGTTTTAGGCGAGGCGGAACTCACGCTCCCCCCGTTTCTCCACGATCTGCAAACAGACACGGCTCGTCATCTCTACGTGAACGCACAACGCGCAGACCTGAGCACAACACCATTGCCGCTCTGGGAGTTGATCGACGTCGAAAAGTATGCCGCCATGAATATCCAGTATTCGCGAGGGTGCCCCTTTGACTGTGAATTCTGCGACATAACGTCTCTGTTCGGCCGCAAATCCCGAGCCAAGGAAGTGCCGCAATTTCTCGCAGAACTGGAGCGCCTCCACACCCAGGGGTGGCGAGGATCTGTCTTCGTGGTCGACGACAATTTCATCGGGGATCGTGCCAGGCTGAAACAGACAATACTGCCGACATTGATCGAATGGATGGATGACCATGACTATCCGTTCTATTTCTATACCGAGGCCTCCATCAATCTCGCCGATGACAGCCAACTGATGGAACTCATGGTCAAAGCAGGCTTCAAGGAGGTCTTCATCGGCATTGAAACCCCAAATGAGGAGAGCCTTACCGAGAGCGGCAAAGTGCAGAACAGGCACCGCGACCTTCTCGACTCGGTCCGCCGGATTCAACAGGCAGGGCTGCAGGTGCACGGCGGATTCATCATCGGGTTCGACAGCGACCCTCCTGCAATTTTTGAAATGCAGATCAACTTCATTGAAGAAAGCGGCATCGTAACCGCGATGGTAGGCCTCCTGACCGCCTTGCGGGGCACCCGGCTTTATCAGCGTCTGAACCGGGAAGGTCGCCTGCTCGGCGATCCGACCGGAAACAACACGGCCATTGCCCTCAATTTCACGCCACATATGGATGCTGCGAAACTCATCAGTGGCTATCAAATGATTCTGAACACCATATATTCCCCAAAGAACTTCTATCGGCGCACACTCAGATTCTTTAAAATATACAGCCCGCTCTATTTTGGAAAATTTCACTATCAGCGTGGTTATATTGGAGCTTTATTCAAATCTATCCTATACATCGGCATAATTGGAAAAGAAAGATACCACTATTGGAAACTATTACTGTGGACTGCATTCAACAAGCCAAAACTTTTTCCACTTGCAATTACATACTCTATCTATGGATTTCACTTTATGAAAATTGCAGAAGAAATAAATGAACAGATTGCAATCAAATAA